A window of the Streptomyces sp. NBC_00250 genome harbors these coding sequences:
- a CDS encoding methylmalonyl-CoA mutase family protein, translated as MTVLPDDGLSLASDFPDAPHEQWQHLVAGVLRKSGKEVSGDAAEDALSTLLEDGLDTRPLYTARDAAPDAGLPGFAPFVRGGRAEGNTLGGWDVRQRHLAADGEAVLADLENGVTSLWLGVGGTGIPVSSLASVLDGVYLDLAPVVLDAGAETAAAAERLLGLYEERGVPDDAARGNLGADPLGHEARTGRPAYDLASVAGLARRCADRYPGLRALTVDALPYHEAGGSAAQELGCSLATGVAYLRGLTGSGLSVAEACAQLEFRYAATADQFLTIAKLRAARRLWARVAEVCGAPDAGAQRQHAVTSPVMMTRRDPWVNMLRTTVATLAAGVGGADSVTVLPFDDSLGLPDAFARRIARNTSTVLIEESHLSRVIDPAGGSWYVERLTDELAHAAWEFFQGIERAGGQEAALRAGTIGDRLAATWAARSKKLATRREPITGVSEFPHLTEKPVERAPAPEQPSGGLPRVRRDEAYEALRARSDAHLAATGARPRVYLAALGPAAAHSARVTFAANLFQAGGIEPVTEGTFEESGAREVCLCSSDALYAEQAGTVAAELRAAGAEHVLLAGRPGDHPGVDSYLFAGCDAVALLSTALDRMGVS; from the coding sequence ATGACGGTCCTGCCTGACGACGGGCTCTCCCTGGCGTCCGATTTCCCTGACGCGCCACACGAACAGTGGCAACACCTTGTGGCAGGTGTCCTGCGCAAGTCCGGCAAAGAGGTCTCCGGCGACGCCGCCGAGGACGCCCTTTCCACACTCCTCGAAGACGGCCTCGACACCCGTCCGCTGTACACCGCGCGCGACGCCGCCCCCGACGCCGGACTCCCCGGCTTCGCCCCCTTCGTGCGCGGCGGCCGCGCCGAGGGCAACACCCTCGGCGGCTGGGACGTGCGCCAGCGGCATCTCGCGGCCGACGGCGAGGCGGTCCTCGCCGACCTGGAGAACGGCGTCACCTCCCTCTGGCTGGGCGTCGGAGGCACCGGCATCCCGGTCTCCTCCCTCGCCTCGGTCCTCGACGGGGTCTACCTCGACCTGGCGCCGGTGGTCCTCGACGCGGGCGCCGAGACGGCGGCCGCCGCCGAGCGACTGCTGGGGCTGTACGAGGAGCGCGGCGTCCCCGACGACGCGGCCCGGGGCAACCTGGGCGCCGACCCCCTCGGTCACGAGGCCCGCACCGGCCGCCCGGCGTACGACCTCGCGTCCGTCGCCGGTCTCGCGCGCCGCTGCGCCGACCGGTACCCGGGGCTGCGCGCCCTGACCGTGGACGCCCTGCCGTACCACGAGGCCGGTGGCTCGGCCGCCCAGGAACTGGGCTGCTCGCTCGCGACGGGCGTGGCCTATCTGCGCGGTCTGACCGGGTCCGGGCTGAGCGTCGCCGAGGCGTGCGCGCAGCTGGAGTTCCGGTACGCGGCGACCGCCGACCAGTTCCTGACCATCGCCAAGCTCCGCGCGGCTCGCCGCCTCTGGGCCCGGGTGGCCGAGGTCTGCGGCGCCCCGGACGCGGGCGCGCAGCGCCAGCACGCGGTGACCTCGCCGGTGATGATGACGCGCCGCGACCCGTGGGTGAACATGCTGCGCACCACGGTGGCCACCCTCGCCGCCGGGGTGGGCGGCGCCGACAGCGTCACCGTCCTCCCCTTCGACGACTCGCTCGGCCTGCCGGACGCCTTCGCGCGCCGGATCGCCCGCAACACCTCCACCGTCCTCATCGAGGAGTCGCACCTCTCCCGGGTGATCGACCCGGCCGGCGGCTCCTGGTACGTGGAGCGGCTCACCGACGAACTGGCGCACGCGGCCTGGGAGTTCTTCCAGGGCATCGAGCGGGCCGGCGGCCAGGAGGCCGCGCTGCGCGCCGGGACGATCGGCGACCGGCTGGCCGCGACCTGGGCCGCGCGCAGCAAGAAGCTGGCCACGCGCCGCGAACCCATCACGGGCGTCAGCGAGTTCCCCCACCTCACCGAGAAGCCCGTCGAGCGCGCACCCGCGCCCGAGCAGCCGTCCGGCGGTCTGCCCCGGGTCCGGCGCGACGAGGCGTACGAGGCGCTGCGCGCCCGCTCCGACGCGCACCTGGCCGCGACCGGGGCCCGGCCCCGGGTCTATCTGGCCGCGCTCGGCCCGGCGGCCGCGCACTCGGCCCGGGTCACCTTCGCCGCGAACCTCTTCCAGGCGGGCGGCATCGAGCCGGTCACCGAGGGCACGTTCGAGGAGAGCGGCGCCCGCGAGGTCTGCCTCTGCTCCAGCGACGCGCTGTACGCGGAGCAGGCCGGGACCGTGGCCGCGGAGCTGCGCGCGGCGGGAGCCGAGCACGTCCTCCTCGCCGGTCGTCCCGGGGACCACCCCGGTGTCGACTCGTACCTCTTCGCGGGCTGTGACGCCGTCGCCCTGCTCTCCACCGCCCTCGACCGCATGGGAGTGTCCTGA